In the Leishmania panamensis strain MHOM/PA/94/PSC-1 chromosome 30 sequence genome, one interval contains:
- a CDS encoding hypothetical protein (TriTrypDB/GeneDB-style sysID: LpmP.30.2660), giving the protein MLPDRAERVSVTRTVFVVNRPHPSSYLRFPVYRFARTLASTGSSDTQAAWERRPGEVTALYVPEILLINTTTEEVSLRYKDTEIEAPCAVPMENISSLPSMPADVVHFSKQLEALLRSETTQLGTHSSFFTVGGDTNVMEVNPATMAGAGERGGYLADTSTTVGSGGERHRSSGDYVFIVVDYTTAAAARQEGYLMKEAHFERFLKTLTTLLERDKTADVGAASGVAGADNRDNTPAAAAAFESIGVPLSKGDLLSAMDSTPSKARPGSSANAACNTVAHNGELPCNLYKHGDHHAASGSETGSVYPEVRLADGGGDADMTTTSNSKEPSSYLMLPRIDPTNSDGDSDADLVVRGCHVDASSSAGVAAAAASKGYTSALTAASSPVLFGLCAVVSKRDSAARRGGVTKSVAVLGPSLTWLEPFFPVLVAAAQCCCAVNGTDESALRELQRILKRCYYSVNNAAAVVAAGRSKLDQLTAEISEYCTLNSGQQAYVYYSDAPLGDSIKVKLPLLPESSDMVFKRYSLESLIEALGPSLLQLLLGILTEKKILILSRKGEAADVCEAALSLGIIGNMLDRNFTAQRVFPYVSVSSADHFMQVPGYIVGTLNPIFDNVSSWGWDLLCDLDNKSVITAAERLQRKTTTLSSSASSNWSAATAGLANAVGVSGGNDTEALRNFPPPLQQLYKQLTSTIYHLRALRIGAVERNHRLQLIVEDFLYTVVLVGYVAGGSVSVPSALYPTFAHRSLASLRSDMMLTSMMDNVRSHILYCSENPALLLHCVALRHCTLGETPVQQILEALLSLLSTAYDVKLFLRRMPLAVGGLSAVGMQLTSPSAEVRAAAAALLTRVESVPEGKAAVASMNNFFVMLYENSVTGKSQ; this is encoded by the coding sequence ATGCTGCCTGACAGGGCAGAGAGGGTCAGTGTGACGCGCACGGTTTTCGTCGTGAATCGACCGCACCCCTCTTCGTACCTGCGCTTTCCCGTGTACCGTTTTGCACGTACCTTGGCGAGCACTGGCAGCAGTGACACGCAGGCAGCCTGGGAGCGTCGTCCTGGCGAGGTCACCGCGCTATATGTGCCTGAAATTCTCCTCATCAACACCACAACGGAGGAAGTGTCGTTGCGGTACAAGGACACGGAGATCGAGGCCCCGTGCGCTGTCCCCATGGAAAACATATCGTCTCTGCCGAGCATGCCAGCTGACGTTGTGCACTTCTCAAAACAACTAGAGGCGCTACTGAGGAGCGAGACGACGCAGCTTGGGACTCATTCTTCATTCTTCACGGTTGGTGGCGACACAAATGTGATGGAGGTTAATCCGGCGACGATGGCCGGCGCGGGTGAGCGCGGTGGTTATCTCGCCGACACCTCTACAACGgtgggcagcggtggcgagcgccaccgcagcagtgggGACTACGTCTTTATCGTTGTCGACTAcacgactgctgcagcggcgcgccagGAGGGCTACCTAATGAAGGAGGCTCACTTCGAGCGGTTTCTGAAGACACTGACGACTCTTCTAGAACGCGACAAGACGGCTGACGTAGGGGCTGCTTCTGGTGTGGCAGGGGCTGATAACCGCGACAACAcccctgcggcggcggcagccttCGAGTCTATCGGTGTGCCGCTGTCAAAGGGTGATTTGTTGAGCGCTATGGACTCCACACCGTCGAAAGCGCGTCCAGGCAGCAGTGCCAACGCCGCGTGCAATACAGTGGCTCACAATGGCGAGCTTCCTTGCAACCTGTACAAGCATGGCGACCACCATGCCGCCTCAGGCAGTGAAACAGGCTCCGTTTATCCGGAGGTGCGCTTAGccgacggaggcggcgacgctgatATGACGACCACCTCAAACTCTAAGGAGCCGTCTAGTTACTTGATGCTACCGAGAATTGATCCAACaaacagcgacggcgacagcgacgcagaCCTGGTTGTCCGGGGATGTCATGTAGATGCCTCGTCCTCtgccggcgtcgctgcggcagcggcgtcgaaGGGCTATACGAGTGCTTTGACTGCCGCGTCAAGTCCGGTACTGTTTGGGCTGTGCGCTGTTGTCTCCAagcgcgacagcgccgcccgccgcggtggcgtcaCAAAGAGCGTTGCCGTGCTCGGACCATCACTGACGTGGCTCGAGCCGTTTTTTCCTGTCCTCGTCGCAGCGGCtcagtgctgctgtgccgtcAACGGCACCGACGAGAGCGCGCTACGGGAGCTGCAACGCATCTTGAAGCGCTGCTACTACTCAGTGAATaatgcagcggcggtggtggcagcagggCGGTCCAAGTTGGACCAGCTCACGGCGGAGATCAGTGAGTACTGCACCCTGAACAGTGGGCAGCAGGCGTACGTCTACTACAGCGATGCCCCCTTAGGCGACTCCATCAAAGTCAAACTACCGCTTTTGCCAGAGTCGAGCGACATGGTGTTCAAGCGGTACAGCCTTGAGAGCCTCATCGAGGCCCTCGGCccgtcgttgctgcagctgctgcttggcATCCTTACGGAGAAGAAGATCCTCATTCTATCCCGGAAAGGCGAGGCAGCCGACGTGTGTGAGGCGGCCCTCTCGCTCGGTATCATCGGCAACATGCTTGACCGCAACTTTACGGCGCAAAGGGTCTTCCCCTATGTCTCCGTGAGCAGCGCGGATCACTTTATGCAGGTTCCAGGCTACATTGTGGGAACCCTCAACCCCATCTTCGACAACGTCAGCTCGTGGGGCTGGGACCTGCTGTGCGACCTCGACAACAAATCCGTCATTACGGCAGcagagcgactgcagcgcaaAACGACGACCCTGTCGTCgtccgccagcagcaactggtcagcggcgacggctggTCTGGCGAACGCTGTTGGTGTTAGTGGAGGAAACGACACCGAAGCACTGCGCAactttcctcctccactgcagcagctgtacaAGCAGTTGACGAGCACTATTTATCACCTCCGCGCTCTGCGCATCGGGGCCGTGGAACGGAACCACCGTCTGCAACTGATAGTGGAGGATTTTCTCTACACGGTGGTCCTCGTCGGCTACGTGGCCGGTGGCAGTGTGTCGGTGCCAAGCGCGCTCTACCCGACCTTTGCTCATCGCTCCCTTGCCTCTCTGCGCTCGGATATGATGCTGACGTCCATGATGGACAATGTCCGCAGTCACATTTTGTATTGCAGCGAGAACCCTGCCTTGTTACTACActgtgtggcgctgcgccactgcacgTTGGGTGAAACACCGGTACAACAGATACTagaagcgctgctgtctctgcTTAGCACAGCGTACGACGTCAAGCTCTTTCTTCGACGCATGCCGCTGGCGGTTGGTGGACTAAGCGCAGTGGGCATGCAGCTGACAAGCCCCTCAGCCGAGGtgcgagcggcagctgctgcactgctgacGCGCGTGGAGTCTGTGCCAGAGGGAAAGGCTGCAGTCGCCTCCATGAACAACTTTTTTGTAATGCTTTATGAAAACAGTGTGACTGGGAAGAGTCAGTGA